The Shewanella sp. KX20019 genome window below encodes:
- a CDS encoding outer membrane beta-barrel protein: MTKYLLTCFITLCSFNALANDYSQDEPILPKATIGITLDYIPAIDDLYGVTITPSHHDTDYANWGYYIGYAQSKKDDYPIEEPGEAYTKSSLWRFGLSYPIAAGLSFYGGAAAYSHELSSTNNITPLIVGGEPVWETEKETTWGAEAGLRYVLGENFTLAAGYNSATESAVFSIGYTM; the protein is encoded by the coding sequence ATGACCAAATACTTGCTTACGTGTTTTATTACCCTGTGCAGCTTCAATGCGCTAGCGAATGATTACAGCCAAGATGAACCCATTTTACCAAAAGCGACTATCGGAATAACCCTAGACTATATTCCGGCCATCGACGATCTATACGGTGTTACGATTACCCCTAGTCATCACGACACCGATTACGCCAACTGGGGTTATTACATCGGTTATGCCCAGAGTAAAAAAGATGATTACCCCATTGAAGAACCCGGTGAAGCTTACACTAAAAGCTCACTTTGGCGCTTTGGTTTAAGCTACCCTATCGCAGCAGGCCTAAGTTTTTATGGCGGCGCAGCAGCTTATAGCCATGAACTGTCTTCAACCAATAACATTACCCCTTTAATCGTTGGCGGCGAACCCGTATGGGAAACCGAGAAAGAGACTACTTGGGGAGCTGAGGCTGGGTTACGTTATGTACTGGGCGAAAATTTTACTTTAGCCGCTGGCTATAACTCGGCCACCGAATCCGCGGTATTTAGCATCGGCTACACCATGTAA
- a CDS encoding DUF3157 family protein produces MYKTLMAFACIALFSLSIPAFADEVARVTLENGATVKLNDDFTWEYVILESQVQDSTATAVTLPATVAATSAEVATDASTATNTTPAVATTLPANADNLTSSAIAQAALLKSTGKSGVKVSFLNEQWDDDGRLGLTFELSSNSSEHYVMIELEISLFADSGALIKRETVKVWQAVFRMPDTYLRKGQTRESRVLWIEDIDKAQWTKQLMSLKMKEMDSRM; encoded by the coding sequence ATGTATAAGACCCTAATGGCATTTGCCTGCATTGCACTATTCTCACTGTCGATTCCAGCCTTTGCCGACGAAGTAGCCCGTGTCACTCTAGAAAATGGCGCTACAGTAAAGCTCAATGATGACTTCACTTGGGAATATGTGATCCTAGAAAGTCAGGTTCAAGATAGCACAGCCACCGCAGTCACTCTGCCAGCCACCGTCGCTGCAACTTCTGCCGAAGTAGCAACCGACGCCAGCACAGCCACTAATACAACACCTGCAGTGGCGACCACTTTACCCGCCAATGCCGACAACCTGACTTCAAGTGCGATTGCTCAAGCAGCCCTGCTTAAATCAACGGGTAAAAGTGGCGTGAAAGTTAGCTTTTTGAATGAGCAGTGGGACGATGACGGCCGCCTTGGCTTGACCTTCGAGCTATCAAGCAACAGCAGTGAGCATTATGTGATGATCGAATTAGAGATCAGTTTATTTGCAGATTCTGGCGCACTCATTAAGAGAGAAACGGTAAAAGTATGGCAAGCTGTATTTAGAATGCCAGACACATACCTACGTAAAGGTCAGACTCGCGAGAGTCGTGTTCTGTGGATTGAAGATATCGACAAAGCGCAGTGGACTAAGCAGTTAATGAGCCTGAAGATGAAAGAGATGGATTCTCGTATGTAG